A region of Oncorhynchus masou masou isolate Uvic2021 chromosome 29, UVic_Omas_1.1, whole genome shotgun sequence DNA encodes the following proteins:
- the LOC135518970 gene encoding calcitonin gene-related peptide type 1 receptor-like: MPKKKMDCFGYCWMVICLLLGTATEILVAASPEVNSTQQHLQLNVYHDIGLTRNKIVTAQFECYQKIMKDNDHNKIGPVCNRTWDGWLCWDDTEAGFTSEQHCPDYFQDFDPSEMVTKICSENGHWFLHPDSNRTWTNYTRCNEHTKEGRMTAMNLFYLALIGHGLSLISLFISLGIFFNFKSLSCQRVTLHKNLFFSFVLNSVITIIWLTAVANNQELVQRNPTSCKVSVFIHLYLFGCNYFWMLCEGIYLHTLIVVAVFAEKQHLMWYYLLGWGFPLIPASIHAIARSYYYNDNCWISSNTSLLYIIHGPICAALLVNLFFLLNIVRVLITKLKVTNQAESSLYMKAVRATLILVPLLGIQYVLLPYKPEERVSSEIYDYIMHILMHYQGLLVATIFCFFNGEVQGVLRRHWKQYRMQFGSTLTHSDAMRSASYTASSITDVQGCYSIDSNTEHLNGKGGCLDIETSILKSENPFA; the protein is encoded by the exons ATGCCAAAAAAGAAGATGGATTGTTTTGGGTACTGTTGGATGGTCATCTGTCTCCTACTGGGCACTGCTACTGAG ATCTTAGTTGCGGCGAGCCCAGAGGTGAACAGTACCCAGCAGCACCTACAGCTGAATGTCTACCACGATATAGGACTCACCAGGAACAAGATTGTGACAGCCCAGTTCGAGTGCTACCAGAAAATCATGAAGGATAACGACCACAACAAAATAG GGCCAGTGTGTAACCGGACCTGGGATGGATGGCTGTGCTGGGACGACACAGAGGCAGGCTTCACTTCAGAGCAGCACTGCCCTGACTACTTCCAGGACTTTGACCCCTCAG AAATGGTGACAAAAATCTGCAGTGAGAACGGACACTGGTTTCTGCATCCCGACAGCAACCGAACGTGGACTAACTACACGCGATGCAACGAGCACACTAAAGAAGGCAGGATG ACTGCCATGAATTTATTCTACTTGGCTCTCATTGGCCACGGCTTGTCACTGATATCCCTATTCATTTCCCTGGGAATATTTTTCAATTTCAA GAGTTTAAGTTGCCAAAGGGTCACTCTCCACAAAAACCTCTTCTTCTCCTTTGTTTTGAACTCGGTCATCACCATCATCTGGTTGACCGCTGTGGCGAATAACCAGGAACTGGTACAAAGAAACCCT ACAAGCTGTAAAGTGTCCGTGTTCATCCATCTTTATCTGTTTGGCTGCAACTACTTCTGGATGCTATGTGAAGGGATATACCTGCATACCCTCATCGTTGTTGCCGTGTTCGCTGAGAAACAGCACTTGATGTGGTACTATCTCCTCGGCTGGG GCTTTCCTCTAATTCCAGCATCTATACATGCGATCGCTCGCAGTTACTACTACAATGACAA TTGTTGGATAAGCTCCAACACTTCACTCCTCTACATAATCCATGGGCCCATCTGCGCTGCTCTGTTG GTTAACCTGTTCTTCCTGTTGAACATTGTGCGCGTCCTGATCACCAAGCTGAAGGTGACCAACCAGGCTGAGTCCAGCCTCTACATGAAGGCTGTGCGCGCCACCCTGATTCTTGTACCTCTCCTGGGCATCCAGTACGTCCTGTTGCCCTACAAACCAGAGGAACGAGTCTCCTCTGAGATCTACGACTACATCATGCACATCTTAATGCATTATCAG GGGCTGCTGGTGGCCACCATCTTCTGCTTCTTCAACGGAGAG GTGCAAGGTGTTCTGAGGAGACATTGGAAACAGTACCGTATGCAGTTTGGGAGCACCTTGACCCACTCGGATGCCATGCGGTCCGCCTCATACACAGCCTCGTCCATCACCGATGTCCAGGGCTGCTACAGCATCGACAGCAACACAGAACACTTGAATGGCAAGGGGGGCTGCCTTGACATCGAGACCTCCATCTTAAAATCGGAGAACCCGTTTGCCTGA